One region of Oryza sativa Japonica Group chromosome 5, ASM3414082v1 genomic DNA includes:
- the LOC4337896 gene encoding receptor-like protein kinase HERK 1, with protein sequence MDSTFRKLKLVLALVGIITWIIGTCNAKFTPADNYLVNCGSTVDATVGQRVFVADNSQSIVLTTPQSQSIAARTTLNSVSGFDNAELFQTARIFTAPSSYSFKMRSSGRHFVRLYFFPFLYQSYDLASSKFKVSTEDVVLIDNFPQPSNSISVVMEYSLNITRDRLILTFVPEGNSTSFVNAIEVVSVPDDLITDSAQLLGVGQYLGLAAQPLQTFHRINVGGPKVTAENDTLARTWFADQSFFRNPTVAQAVTYQERLNYKDGSATQDDAPDSVYNTARRLVGQRNASSTPNMTWEFNVDGRSSYLIRFHFCDIVSKAAFQLYFDVYVYNFSAAKDLDLSAREFGTLAAPFYMDIVLPSSDPSGNLTVSIGPSSLPNATPDGILNGLEIMKMNFSSGSVYVVKPPSAAKQQLPIILGSVLGGIGAAIIVVVLCVVFRRKKKMKKPQTPLTSRPSSSWTPLSLNALSFLSTGTRTTSRTTYTSGTNSDTSYRIPFVVLQEATNHFDEQMVIGVGGFGKVYKAVLQDSTKVAVKRGNQKSHQGIREFRTEIELLSGLRHRHLVSLIGYCDERNEMILVYEYMEKGTLKGHLYGGDQPPLSWKKRLEICIGAARGLHYLHTGFAKSIIHRDVKSANILLDENLMAKVSDFGLSKTGPEFDQTHVSTAVKGSFGYLDPEYYRRQKLTDKSDVYSFGVVLLEVICARPVIDPTLPRDMINLAEWAIKWQKRGELDQIIDKRIAGTIRPESLRKYGETVEKCLAEYGVERPTMGDVLWNLEFVLQLQEAGPDMSNIDSMNQISELPSNAQRISSLEISTADESRTAMDYSQMSTSNAFSQLINTEGR encoded by the coding sequence ATGGATAGTACCTTTAGAAAGCTTAAATTAGTTCTAGCTCTTGTTGGGATCATCACCTGGATTATTGGTACCTGCAATGCAAAATTCACCCCTGCAGACAACTATCTTGTGAACTGTGGTTCCACGGTCGATGCAACTGTTGGTCAGAGGGTCTTTGTAGCTGACAATTCGCAGTCTATTGTGTTGACAACCCCTCAGAGTCAGAGCATTGCTGCTAGAACCACGCTGAATTCGGTGTCGGGTTTCGACAATGCCGAGCTGTTTCAAACCGCAAGGATATTCACTGCGCCGTCGTCCTACTCATTCAAGATGAGAAGCAGTGGCCGGCATTTTGTCCGGCTCTACTTCTTCCCTTTCTTGTATCAGAGCTATGATCTTGCAAGCTCAAAATTCAAGGTGTCAACAGAAGATGTTGTTCTCATTGATAATTTCCCTCAGCCAAGCAATTCCATCTCAGTGGTCATGGAGTATTCTCTGAACATTACAAGAGACAGGCTAATTCTAACTTTTGTGCCGGAAGGGAACAGTACATCCTTCGTCAACGCCATTGAAGTTGTGTCGGTTCCTGATGATCTAATTACTGATTCGGCGCAACTTCTGGGTGTTGGGCAGTATCTTGGACTGGCAGCACAGCCATTGCAAACATTCCACAGGATCAATGTGGGCGGGCCGAAGGTCACAGCTGAAAATGATACTCTGGCTCGAACATGGTTTGCTGATCAGAGCTTCTTCAGAAATCCCACTGTCGCTCAAGCAGTTACTTACCAAGAAAGACTGAATTACAAAGATGGATCAGCAACGCAGGATGATGCACCAGACAGTGTCTACAATACTGCGAGGCGGTTGGTTGGGCAGAGGAACGCCAGCTCCACGCCAAacatgacatgggaattcaatGTTGATGGCCGTTCAAGCTACCTGATTCGGTTCCATTTCTGCGACATAGTGAGCAAGGCAGCATTTCAGCTCTACTTTGATGTCTATGTTTATAACTTTTCAGCAGCAAAAGATCTTGATCTCTCCGCCAGAGAATTTGGTACACTGGCGGCGCCATTCTACATGGATATTGTCTTACCATCAAGTGACCCGTCAGGTAACCTCACTGTCAGCATAGGTCCTTCCAGCTTGCCTAATGCAACACCTGATGGAATCCTGAATGGCCTGGAGATCATGAAGATGAACTTCAGCAGTGGATCTGTTTACGTTGTCAAACCGCCATCAGCAGCGAAACAACAATTGCCCATCATTTTAGGATCTGTTCTTGGAGGCATTGGTGCTGCTATCATTGTCGTTGTTCTCTGTGTTGTTTtcagaagaaagaagaagatgaagaaaccGCAGACGCCATTAACAAGTCGGCCTTCAAGTTCTTGGACACCACTCTCTCTCAATGCTCTCAGCTTCCTTAGTACAGGTACCCGGACAACCAGCCGGACCACTTATACATCTGGAACTAACAGCGACACAAGCTACCGGATTCCTTTTGTTGTTCTGCAAGAGGCAACAAACCACTTCGATGAGCAGATGGTTATTGGAGTCGGAGGATTTGGGAAGGTCTACAAAGCAGTTCTGCAGGACAGCACCAAAGTTGCAGTGAAGCGTGGCAACCAGAAGTCTCACCAAGGGATTAGGGAATTCCGGACGGAGATCGAGCTGCTGTCTGGGCTGCGACACCGCCATCTCGTGTCGCTCATTGGTTACTGCGATGAGCGCAATGAGATGATCTTGGTGTATGAGTACATGGAGAAAGGCACTCTGAAGGGTCACCTGTATGGCGGTGACCAGCCTCCACTCAGCTGGAAGAAAAGGCTGGAAATCTGCATTGGTGCTGCAAGAGGGCTCCACTACCTCCACACCGGTTTCGCAAAATCGATCATCCACCGTGACGTCAAGTCAGCAAACATTCTCCTCGATGAAAATCTCATGGCCAAGGTCTCTGATTTTGGCCTCTCAAAAACAGGGCCTGAATTTGATCAGACACATGTTAGCACCGCCGTGAAAGGGAGTTTCGGCTATCTTGATCCTGAGTACTACAGGAGGCAGAAGCTGACCGACAAGTCAGACGTGTACTCGTTCGGTGTGGTCTTGCTAGAGGTGATCTGCGCAAGGCCAGTCATCGACCCGACGCTTCCAAGAGACATGATCAACCTTGCAGAGTGGGCTATTAAGTGGCAAAAGAGAGGAGAGCTTGATCAGATCATCGACAAGAGGATCGCCGGGACAATCAGGCCAGAATCGCTGAGGAAGTACGGGGAGACGGTGGAGAAATGCCTCGCGG